A section of the Capsicum annuum cultivar UCD-10X-F1 unplaced genomic scaffold, UCD10Xv1.1 ctg4260, whole genome shotgun sequence genome encodes:
- the LOC107853648 gene encoding LOW QUALITY PROTEIN: putative late blight resistance protein homolog R1A-3 (The sequence of the model RefSeq protein was modified relative to this genomic sequence to represent the inferred CDS: inserted 1 base in 1 codon), with amino-acid sequence MERGKEKEANNSSVSFAVIHKDIVKLLDFIEKLNDGCIQIPVLNMDQIEELTSELTFVSAFFHQYYYFDSEGCNAESMSCISIAIHDLVQSIFRRSGVHMLIKLKHHNVLQLLENIKSYISSHRYAESSHMTMTEDRLVELLDVIVMYLRYLPKCCSKLFLSSMTQYELLENVCGNVRDFHGLKINGCVEYETIEYVLPQLQLMAQRVVNFCLTLLDYRLKERDELDISQFNSKLANLLVEIIPVELEVMHICSTNLIASKSAEVGCFIKKLQEASPGILRESLVHLQQHMVNAITPSTSLGNIHVMIEFLLIILTDVPKDVIRHDKLFVLLARVGALIREVAILVRNLEENSMDEDNVHETSSASQNFLENIELLKEDLQHVFLKAAANSSQLCFPMSDGPLFMTLLLRNLNDLLNSNAYSVALIKEEIGRVKEDLECIRSFFGKVEQELNRDLWARVLDVAYEAEHAINSILARDYGLLHLIFLLPDTVEKIKRVKKEVQEKISKKKSVIFTNCPNKPVENTSSIAGKIIVGFEEEIEWIIRKLTRGPTQIDVVSIVGMPGIGKTTLAYRVYNDKSVVGHFDVRAWCTVDQERNEKKLLQKIFNQVTGLKGNFIEDGIENDVADKLRKHLFGKRYLIVLDDLWDTATWDELTRPLYTIPSEFQKGSRVILTSRKKEVALHGKCHSAPLDLRLLRPEESWELLEKRVFGEDHCPDELKDVGEKIARKCDGLPLVLDLIGGVISRKENKEALWLEVLNNLSSFIFNDGEEVMKVIQLSYDHLSDHLKPCFLYLASYPKDKDIDISLLKQLWSDEGLVEPTDLKSVEEVMEVYVDELIFSSLVIVRGGRHTSYQIHDLVHDFCSIKARKEKLFDLASSIFLPSSSSSHLMLRRRTIIYNEYPHSGDTSSLFSPEKRNLYIKHLLSLKIYGGLSKVLPHSCHLRALRLLKRLDLSGRILTEKGTFLNEIGMLVHLRCLRIQMQAKAXPSFSNLCNLETLEVRNSGSSNMVLSPTIWSLSKLRDVDIKTCSVFDSDIDKPTKLENLTSLKFLKLSCLVDSEDIFKRFPNLRNLRFHINCSAAEQIYFPRLDVLNKLESVNASFKCFLHTHVYQFDFHFPLGLKEVILYGFDLTSDALSRIGRSLPNLQKLDLIRARIHFGKEWNMERVTFQNLKLLRLYDVSFSEWQVIADESFPLLEELEIKYCSELTEIPESFGDIASLKLISVWKNPRLKESALKIKEYVEEIMGEDKLEVLGS; translated from the exons ATGGAAaggggaaaagaaaaagaagcaaacAACTCATCG GTGTCATTTGCTGTAATTCACAAGGACATTGTCAAGCTTCTTGATTTCATAGAGAAGTTGAATGATGGATGTATTCAAATTCCAGTTCTTAACATGGATCAAATTGAAGAGCTGACATCGGAGCTGACATTTGTGTCCGCATTTTTTCATCAATATTACTATTTCGATTCGGAAGGTTGTAATGCTGAAAGCATGTCTTGCATATCAATTGCGATTCATGATCTGGTTCAGTCAATTTTTCGTCGGAGTGGTGTACACATGCTGATTAAATTAAAGCATCATAACGTTCTTCAGCTcttggaaaatatcaaaagttatatTAGCTCACATAGATATGCTGAATCAAGTCATATGACCATGACAGAGGATCGTTTGGTTGAACTTTTGGATGTCATCGTCATGTATCTTAGGTATCTACCCAAGTGTTGTTCTAAGTTATTTCTATCATCGATGACTCAATATGAGCTTCTTGAGAATGTATGTGGCAATGTAAGAGATTTCCATGGGTTGAAAATAAATGGTTGTGTTGAGTATGAGACGATTGAATATGTCTTACCTCAGCTTCAACTTATGGCTCAGAGAGTAGTCAACTTCTGTTTGACTCTTTTGGATTATCGTCTTAAGGAAAGAGATGAATTAGACATTTCTCAATTTAATTCCAAGCTAGCTAATCTGCTTGTGGAGATTATACCTGTTGAACTGGAGGTTATGCACATATGTTCTACAAATTTGATAGCTTCAAAGTCGGCAGAAGTTGGATGCTTCATTAAGAAGCTCCAAGAAGCCTCTCCGGGCATCCTTAGAGAATCTCTGGTTCATCTACAACAGCACATGGTTAATGCTATTACTCCTAGCACTTCATTGGGCAACATTCATGTCATGATAGAGTTCCTATTGATTATTCTTACTGATGTACCCAAGGATGTTATTCGTCATGACAAATTGTTTGTTCTATTGGCACGTGTTGGAGCACTTATTAGGGAGGTAGCCATTCTCGTTCGTAACTTAGAAGAAAACTCAATGGATGAAGATAATGTGCATGAAACAAGCAGTGCAAGTCAAAACTTTCTGGAAAATATTGAACTTCTGAAGGAAGATCTCCAACATGTCTTCTTGAAAGCCGCTGCAAATTCATCTCAACTTTGCTTCCCCATGAGCGATGGACCGCTATTCATGACTCTTCTACTCAGAAATTTAAACGACTTGCTCAATTCGAATGCTTATTCAGTTGCTTTGATAAAGGAAGAAATTGGTCGGGTGAAGGAAGACCTAGAATGTATAAGATCGTTCTTCGGGAAAGTTGAGCAAGAATTAAATAGAGATCTCTGGGCTCGTGTGCTAGACGTGGCATATGAGGCGGAACATGCCATAAACTCAATTCTTGCCAGAGATTATGGTCTGTTGCATCTTATCTTCCTACTTCCTGATACCGTAGAAAAGATCAAGCGTGTCAAAAAAGAGGTACAAGAGAAGATCTCCAAGAAAAAAAGTGTCATTTTTACAAACTGCCCCAACAAGCCAGTTGAGAACACGTCATCAATAGCTGGCAAAATAATTGTAGGTTTTGAGGAGGAGATAGAGTGGATAATTAGGAAGCTCACTAGAGGACCAACTCAGATAGATGTCGTTTCCATAGTCGGCATGCCAGGGATTGGAAAAACTACTTTGGCTTACAGAGTATATAATGATAAGTCTGTTGTTGGTCATTTCGATGTTCGTGCTTGGTGCACAGTCGACCAGGAGCGTAATGAGAAAAAGTTGTTGCAGAAAATTTTCAATCAAGTTACTGGTTTGAAAGGAAATTTCATTGAGGACGGCATAGAAAATGACGTTGCTGATAAGCTACGGAAACATCTGTTTGGAAAGAGGTACCTTATTGTGTTAGATGACTTGTGGGATACTGCAACATGGGATGAGCTAACAAGGCCATTATATACCATTCCATCTGAATTTCAGAAAGGAAGCAGAGTTATTTTAACAAGTCGAAAAAAGGAAGTGGCTTTGCATGGAAAATGCCACAGTGCTCCTCTTGATCTTCGATTGCTAAGACCAGAAGAAAGTTGGGAGTTGTTAGAGAAAAGGGTATTCGGAGAAGACCATTGCCCTGATGAACTAAAGGATGTTGGAGAAAAAATAGCCCGAAAGTGTGATGGGCTTCCTTTGGTACTTGATTTGATCGGCGGAGTCATTTCAAGGAAGGAAAACAAAGAGGCTTTGTGGCTTGAAGTTCTCAATAATTTGAGTTCCTTTATTTTTAACGATGGAGAGGAAGTGATGAAGGTTATACAATTAAGTTATGACCATTTGTCAGATCACCTAAAGCCGTGCTTTCTGTACCTTGCAAGTTATCCAAAGGACAAAGATATTGATATCTCTTTGTTGAAACAATTATGGAGTGATGAAGGACTTGTGGAACCAACTGATTTGAAGAGTGTGGAAGAAGTAATGGAGGTTTATGTGGACGAGTTAATTTTTAGTAGCTTGGTAATAGTGAGAGGTGGTAGGCACACAAGTTACCAAATTCATGATCTTGTGCATGATTTTTGTTCGATAAAAGCTAGAAAGGAAAAGTTGTTTGACTTGGCCAGTTCAATTTTTCTGCCTTCATCCTCTTCTTCACATCTGATGCTGCGTAGAAGGACCATTATTTATAATGAATACCCTCATTCGGGTGATACTTCTTCTTTGTTCAGTCCAGAAAAGAGAAATCTTTATATTAAACACCTCCTCTCTTTGAAGATATACGGTGGACTCTCCAAAGTTCTTCCCCACAGCTGTCACCTAAGAGCCCTGAGGCTTCTTAAAAGGTTGGATCTGTCGGGTAGAATCTTGACAGAAAAGGGAACTTTTCTGAATGAAATAGGCATGCTTGTTCATTTGAGGTGCTTAAGGATTCAGATGCAGGCAAAAG CTCCATCATTTTCAAATCTGTGCAATCTAGAAACTCTGGAGGTGAGAAACAGTGGATCATCAAACATGGTATTATCCCCTACTATCTGGAGTCTTTCAAAGCTACGAGATGTGGACATCAAAACTTGTTCTGTCTTTGATTCGGATATTGACAAACCAACAAAGTTAGAGAATCTGACATCATTAAAGTTTCTCAAGCTTTCCTGTTTGGTAGACTCTGAGGATATTTTCAAAAGGTTTCCCAATCTTCGAAACCTTCGATTCCACATCAATTGTTCAGCAGCAGAGCAGATATATTTTCCAAGATTGGATGTACTTAATAAACTTGAAAGTGTTAATGCTTCATTTAAGTGCTTTCTGCATACACATGTATATCAGTTTGATTTTCACTTCCCTTTGGGCTTGAAAGAAGTGATATTGTATGGGTTCGATCTGACATCAGATGCACTGTCAAGAATTGGGAGATCACTTCCCAACCTTCAAAAGCTGGACTTAATACGCGCAAGAATCCATTTTGGAAAGGAATGGAACATGGAACGAGTCACCTTCCAGAATCTCAAATTGCTGAGATTGTATGATGTGTCTTTTTCTGAATGGCAGGTTATTGCAGATGAATCCTTTCCCTTGCTCgaggaattagaaataaaatattgtaGTGAGCTTACAGAGATCCCAGAAAGTTTTGGGGATATTGCTTCATTAAAGTTAATCTCAGTGTGGAAAAACCCTCGGCTTAAAGAGTCGGCACTTAAGATTAAggaatatgttgaagaaattatgGGAGAAGACAAGCTTGAGGTACTCGGTTCTTGA